A single window of Candidatus Aquicultor sp. DNA harbors:
- the rplL gene encoding 50S ribosomal protein L7/L12, with translation MAKLSTDQILDAIKEMTVLELNDLVKAIEETFGVTAAAPVAVAAAPGAGAAAPAEEEKTSFDVILSSAGDKKIQVIKEVRAITSLGLKEAKDLVDGAPKAVKEGITKDEAEKIKAQLEEAGAVVELK, from the coding sequence ATGGCAAAGCTAAGTACTGATCAGATTCTCGACGCGATAAAGGAAATGACCGTTCTCGAGCTCAACGATCTCGTAAAGGCGATCGAAGAGACATTTGGTGTTACCGCAGCCGCTCCGGTTGCTGTGGCAGCCGCTCCGGGCGCAGGCGCAGCCGCTCCGGCCGAAGAGGAGAAAACCTCATTTGACGTTATCCTCTCAAGCGCAGGCGACAAGAAGATCCAGGTTATCAAAGAGGTTCGCGCGATTACGAGCCTTGGTCTAAAAGAGGCGAAAGATCTCGTAGACGGCGCTCCGAAGGCAGTCAAAGAGGGCATTACTAAGGACGAGGCCGAGAAGATTAAAGCGCAGCTTGAGGAAGCTGGCGCGGTCGTCGAACTTAAATAA